From one Micromonospora siamensis genomic stretch:
- a CDS encoding ABC transporter ATP-binding protein, whose translation MSEYAIEAAGLRRTYRSRTGWLRPQRREVEAVRGVDLTVGNGELFGLLGPNGAGKTTTIKLLNTLLIPTAGTARICGHDVVTDTREVRRRIGYVFGGDRGLYDRLSARDNLRYFAELYGVPGREQKTRIAELLELVRLAGREDERVEGYSRGMRQRLHIARGLLHRPRVLFLDEPSIGVDPVAARELRQTVADLASTGTTVLLTTHYMAEADELCGRIAVIADGTIQALGTPAQLRHHADGRQVLEVEAYGVGDDRLAAIHVLPGVREASVTVTGAAQLLTVQSDAGVDVQADVLRELDGVRLGRVTARQPTLEDAYVAIVNRAAAPSRPVEALVP comes from the coding sequence ATGAGCGAGTACGCGATCGAGGCGGCCGGGCTGCGGCGCACCTACCGCAGCCGGACGGGATGGTTACGACCCCAGCGCCGGGAGGTGGAAGCGGTCCGCGGCGTCGACCTCACGGTCGGCAACGGGGAGCTGTTCGGCCTGCTCGGACCGAACGGCGCCGGGAAGACCACCACCATCAAGCTGCTGAACACACTGCTCATCCCGACCGCCGGCACCGCCCGGATCTGTGGCCACGACGTGGTCACCGACACCCGGGAGGTACGCCGGCGGATCGGGTACGTCTTCGGCGGCGACCGGGGCCTCTACGACCGGCTCTCCGCCCGGGACAACCTGCGCTACTTCGCCGAGCTGTACGGCGTACCGGGGCGGGAGCAGAAGACCCGGATCGCCGAGCTGCTGGAGCTGGTCCGGCTGGCCGGTCGGGAGGACGAGCGGGTCGAGGGCTATTCCCGGGGCATGCGGCAGCGGCTGCACATCGCCCGGGGGCTGCTGCACCGGCCGCGGGTGCTCTTCCTCGACGAGCCGTCCATCGGGGTGGACCCGGTGGCCGCCCGCGAGCTGCGACAGACGGTCGCCGACCTGGCGTCCACCGGGACCACCGTGCTGCTCACCACGCACTACATGGCCGAGGCCGACGAGCTCTGCGGCCGGATCGCGGTGATCGCCGACGGCACCATCCAGGCCCTCGGCACGCCGGCGCAGCTGCGCCACCACGCCGACGGCCGGCAGGTGCTGGAGGTCGAGGCGTACGGGGTGGGTGACGACCGGCTCGCGGCGATCCACGTGCTGCCCGGGGTACGCGAGGCGAGCGTGACCGTCACCGGGGCGGCCCAGCTGCTGACCGTGCAGTCCGACGCGGGGGTGGACGTGCAGGCGGACGTGCTGCGCGAGCTGGACGGGGTGCGGCTGGGCCGGGTCACCGCCCGGCAGCCCACCCTGGAGGACGCGTACGTGGCGATCGTGAACCGGGCGGCCGCGCCGTCCCGGCCGGTCGAGGCGTTGGTCCCATGA
- a CDS encoding ABC transporter permease: MSLLRMIAVGVVLHTKQLSRSGFEIATALVVPVVQATLAVHLFRAGGDSGRLLEAAVGAGLMGVWSSVLFGSGGAVQRQRWQGTLEMIMLAPRPPALMILPITLATAVTGTYAMLATLLWGRLLYGIPLDFAHPLLFLVAVPGCILGLGMFGLLLASTFVLMRNANALTNTLEYPIWLVSGMLVPLTVLPGWTGPVAAALPTTWGARAVREAATGGPVWPSLGICLAISLGCLLVGAVTMTHVERRARAAATLALA; the protein is encoded by the coding sequence ATGAGCCTGTTGCGCATGATCGCGGTCGGCGTGGTGCTGCACACCAAGCAGCTCAGCCGCTCCGGGTTCGAGATCGCCACCGCGCTGGTCGTGCCGGTGGTGCAGGCCACCCTGGCGGTCCACCTCTTCCGGGCCGGCGGCGACTCGGGCCGGCTGCTGGAGGCGGCGGTCGGCGCGGGACTGATGGGGGTCTGGTCGTCGGTGCTCTTCGGCTCCGGCGGCGCCGTGCAGCGGCAACGTTGGCAGGGCACCCTGGAGATGATCATGTTGGCGCCCCGCCCGCCCGCGCTGATGATCCTGCCGATCACGCTGGCCACCGCCGTCACCGGCACGTACGCCATGCTCGCCACCCTGCTCTGGGGCCGGCTGCTGTACGGCATCCCGCTCGACTTCGCCCACCCGCTGCTCTTCCTGGTCGCGGTCCCCGGCTGCATCCTCGGCCTGGGCATGTTCGGGCTGCTGCTGGCCTCGACGTTCGTGCTGATGCGCAACGCCAACGCGCTGACCAACACCCTGGAATATCCGATCTGGCTGGTCTCCGGGATGCTCGTCCCGCTCACCGTGCTGCCCGGCTGGACCGGCCCGGTCGCCGCCGCCCTGCCGACCACCTGGGGCGCCCGGGCGGTCCGGGAGGCGGCCACCGGCGGCCCGGTCTGGCCCTCGCTCGGCATCTGCCTGGCGATCAGCCTGGGCTGCCTGCTCGTCGGCGCCGTCACGATGACCCACGTCGAACGGCGGGCCCGCGCCGCCGCGACCCTGGCCCTGGCCTGA
- a CDS encoding ABC transporter permease: MTALFRLIGVGGVIAYRALFNWTTPAMFIGSLLVGPIFQLLFFAYLGRQLGVADDRFYIVGNAVLAASLSCVFGGTMAVANERRFGTLGHVLLSPRSRTAVFLGRVLPYAGNGLLIAVSTLTVGSLLLGLRVPPPALPGLLLTLAVGSLACGFFGLTLGALGLRFRDVWVISNVSVALLLLLTGVNVPAAGLPGWMRAVGEVLPITHAARAARSLAAGDGLTAALPDLTAELAVGAGYALLAAVLLKVFEAESRRRASLDTL, encoded by the coding sequence ATGACGGCACTGTTCCGGCTGATCGGCGTGGGCGGCGTGATCGCCTACCGGGCCCTGTTCAACTGGACCACCCCGGCGATGTTCATCGGCTCGCTGCTGGTCGGGCCGATCTTCCAGCTGCTCTTCTTCGCCTACCTGGGCCGCCAGCTCGGCGTCGCCGACGACCGGTTCTACATCGTCGGCAACGCGGTGCTCGCCGCCTCGCTGTCCTGCGTGTTCGGCGGCACCATGGCGGTGGCCAACGAGCGGCGGTTCGGCACCCTCGGGCACGTGCTGCTCTCGCCGCGCAGCCGCACCGCGGTGTTCCTCGGCCGGGTCCTCCCGTACGCCGGCAACGGCCTGCTGATCGCGGTCAGCACGCTGACCGTCGGCTCGCTACTGCTCGGCCTGCGGGTGCCGCCGCCGGCCCTGCCCGGCCTGCTGCTCACCCTGGCCGTCGGCTCGCTGGCCTGCGGATTCTTCGGGCTGACCCTGGGCGCGCTCGGGCTGCGGTTCCGGGACGTCTGGGTGATCTCCAACGTCTCGGTGGCGCTGCTGCTCCTGCTCACCGGGGTGAACGTGCCCGCCGCCGGGCTACCGGGCTGGATGCGCGCGGTCGGCGAGGTGCTTCCCATCACCCACGCCGCCCGGGCCGCGCGCAGCCTCGCCGCCGGCGACGGCCTCACCGCCGCCCTGCCGGACCTGACGGCGGAGCTGGCCGTCGGCGCCGGCTACGCCCTCCTGGCCGCCGTCCTGCTCAAGGTCTTCGAGGCCGAGTCCCGCCGCCGGGCCTCCCTCGACACCCTCTGA